One region of Streptomyces rishiriensis genomic DNA includes:
- a CDS encoding spermidine synthase, producing MPDVDRERAWLLTVDGAPQSYVDLDEPTHLEFEYARRLGHVLDTVAEPGRPLDVLHLGGGALTLPRYLAATRPGSRQDVVEFDRGLLELIGEHLPVPAGSGIAPHAADARDWLEAAPDGSADALVADVFGGSRVPAHLTSLTYAQQAGRVLRADGVYLANLADAAPFGFLRSQLANFAAVFEELALIAEPGVLRGRRFGNAVLVAAHRPLDVTTLARRTASDAFPARVEHGPALRRFTGDARPVRDEDAVASPEPPEGAFGIG from the coding sequence ATGCCCGACGTCGACCGCGAGCGGGCCTGGCTGCTGACCGTCGACGGGGCGCCGCAGTCGTACGTCGACCTGGACGAGCCGACGCATCTGGAGTTCGAGTACGCCCGGCGCCTCGGACACGTCCTGGACACCGTCGCCGAGCCGGGGCGGCCCCTGGACGTCCTGCATCTCGGCGGGGGTGCGCTCACCCTGCCCCGGTACCTGGCCGCGACCAGGCCGGGTTCCCGGCAGGACGTCGTCGAGTTCGACCGCGGTCTGCTGGAGCTGATCGGCGAGCACCTGCCGGTGCCGGCCGGATCCGGCATCGCGCCGCACGCCGCCGACGCGCGGGACTGGCTGGAAGCGGCCCCGGACGGCTCCGCCGACGCGCTGGTCGCCGATGTCTTCGGCGGTTCGCGGGTACCCGCCCATCTGACCTCCCTGACCTACGCGCAGCAGGCCGGCCGGGTCCTGCGCGCCGACGGCGTGTATCTGGCGAACCTCGCCGACGCGGCGCCGTTCGGCTTCCTGAGGTCCCAACTCGCCAACTTCGCCGCGGTGTTCGAGGAGCTGGCGCTCATCGCCGAACCCGGCGTGCTGCGCGGCCGTCGGTTCGGCAACGCGGTGCTCGTCGCCGCGCACCGCCCGCTCGACGTGACCACCCTGGCCCGCCGCACCGCCTCCGACGCGTTCCCGGCCCGGGTGGAGCACGGCCCCGCTCTGCGCCGGTTCACCGGCGACGCCCGCCCGGTACGGGACGAGGACGCCGTAGCGTCCCCGGAACCGCCCGAGGGCGCGTTCGGCATCGGCTGA
- a CDS encoding TVP38/TMEM64 family protein yields MLDATTRSGGTATASPRATATELVVPGLAPLPVVTPVAATVDAPGGLAARCARVLRSPWSRFALLVTLLAAAASSVLLFEPQKLLADGWPPQWGGVAAAAVFAVAYGVCTVAFVPRPLLNLAAGALFGSMWGVAAALAGTVLGAGIAFGLGRILGQDALRPLLRGRLLKAADGQLSRHGMRSMLAARLFPGVPFWAANYCAAVSRMGWLPFLAATALGSIPNTAAYVVAGARASSPTSPAFLIAMACITLPALVGAVVAWRKRHHLRRP; encoded by the coding sequence ATGCTCGATGCCACCACCCGCTCTGGGGGCACCGCCACGGCCTCTCCCCGGGCCACCGCCACGGAGCTCGTCGTCCCCGGGCTCGCTCCCCTGCCCGTCGTCACGCCCGTCGCCGCGACGGTCGACGCACCCGGCGGCCTCGCCGCGCGCTGCGCGAGAGTGCTGCGCTCGCCCTGGTCCCGCTTCGCGCTGCTGGTCACGCTGCTCGCGGCGGCCGCGTCGAGCGTGCTGCTCTTCGAGCCGCAGAAGCTCCTCGCGGACGGCTGGCCACCCCAGTGGGGCGGTGTGGCGGCGGCCGCGGTCTTCGCGGTGGCGTACGGGGTGTGCACCGTGGCGTTCGTGCCCCGACCGCTGCTGAACCTGGCCGCGGGCGCGCTGTTCGGCTCGATGTGGGGCGTCGCGGCGGCGCTGGCGGGCACGGTGCTGGGGGCCGGGATCGCCTTCGGGCTCGGTCGGATCCTCGGGCAGGACGCGCTCCGACCGCTGCTGCGGGGTCGGCTGCTCAAGGCGGCGGACGGTCAGCTGAGCCGGCACGGCATGCGCTCGATGCTGGCGGCCCGGCTGTTCCCGGGGGTGCCGTTCTGGGCCGCGAACTACTGTGCCGCCGTCTCCCGCATGGGCTGGCTGCCGTTCCTGGCGGCGACCGCGCTGGGCTCGATCCCGAACACCGCCGCCTACGTCGTCGCCGGGGCCCGTGCCTCTTCCCCGACCTCGCCGGCCTTCCTGATCGCCATGGCCTGCATCACCCTGCCGGCGCTGGTCGGCGCGGTGGTGGCCTGGCGCAAGCGCCATCACCTGCGCCGTCCGTGA
- the galU gene encoding UTP--glucose-1-phosphate uridylyltransferase GalU, translating to MNVPHSAPRVRKAVVPAAGLGTRFLPATKATPKEMLPVVDKPAIQYVVEEAAAAGLDDVLMVTGRHKRAIEDHFDHAFELEQALAAKGDTVRLDAVRDPALLADIHHIRQGDPLGLGHAVLCARNHVGDQPFAVLLGDDLIDPRETLLSMMLDVRDRYAGSVVALMEVPPEQVHLYGCAAVEPSGEDGVVRVTGLVEKPAREDAPSRYAVIGRYVLDPAVFDVLEHTAPGRGGEIQLTDALQELAAGGTVHGVIFSGRRYDTGDKADYLRTVVRLACDRPDLGPEFVAWLKEFVAGLEEGGTDRERLAA from the coding sequence ATGAACGTCCCCCACTCCGCACCCCGTGTTCGCAAAGCGGTCGTCCCGGCCGCCGGTCTCGGCACCCGCTTCCTGCCCGCCACCAAGGCGACGCCGAAGGAGATGCTGCCGGTGGTCGACAAGCCGGCCATCCAGTACGTCGTCGAGGAGGCGGCCGCCGCCGGTCTCGACGACGTGCTGATGGTCACGGGCCGGCACAAGCGGGCCATCGAGGACCACTTCGACCACGCCTTCGAGCTGGAACAGGCGCTCGCCGCCAAGGGGGACACCGTCCGGCTGGACGCGGTACGGGACCCGGCCCTGCTCGCCGACATCCACCACATCCGGCAGGGAGACCCGCTGGGGCTCGGTCACGCGGTGCTCTGCGCCCGCAACCACGTCGGCGACCAGCCGTTCGCGGTGCTGCTCGGCGACGACCTCATCGACCCGCGGGAGACCCTGCTCAGCATGATGCTCGACGTCCGCGACCGGTACGCCGGCAGCGTGGTCGCGCTGATGGAGGTCCCGCCGGAGCAGGTGCACCTCTACGGCTGCGCGGCAGTGGAGCCGTCCGGCGAGGACGGGGTGGTACGCGTCACCGGACTGGTGGAGAAGCCCGCGCGCGAGGACGCGCCCAGCCGGTACGCGGTCATCGGACGGTACGTCCTCGACCCGGCCGTCTTCGACGTCCTGGAGCACACCGCACCCGGCCGGGGCGGTGAGATCCAGCTCACCGACGCCCTCCAGGAACTCGCCGCGGGCGGCACGGTGCACGGTGTGATCTTCTCGGGCCGACGCTACGACACGGGCGACAAGGCGGACTATCTGCGCACGGTCGTCCGCCTGGCCTGCGACCGGCCCGACCTGGGGCCGGAGTTCGTCGCCTGGCTGAAGGAGTTCGTGGCGGGTCTGGAGGAGGGCGGCACGGACCGGGAACGGCTGGCGGCCTGA
- the tuf gene encoding elongation factor Tu, with protein MPKTAYVRTKPHLNIGTMGHVDHGKTTLTAAITKVLAGRGTGTFVPFDRIDRAPEEAARGITINIAHVEYETDTRHYAHVDMPGHADYVKNMVTGAAQLDGAILVVSALDGIMPQTAEHVLLARQVGVDHIVVALNKADAVDGEDSELIDLVELEVRDLLTEHGYGGDSAPVVRVSGLRALAGDPRWTASIDALLDAVDTYVPMPERYLDAPFLLPVENVLTITGRGTVVTGAVERGTLRLGDRVEVLGAGAETVVTGIETFGKPMEEAQAGDNVALLLRGVPRDAVRRGHVVVAPGSVAPSRRFTARVYVLSGREGGRTTPVSTGYRPQFYIRTADVVGDVDLGGIALARPGDTVAVTVELGREVPLEPGLGFAVREGGRTVAAGTVTAVL; from the coding sequence ATGCCCAAGACCGCTTACGTGCGGACCAAACCACACCTCAACATCGGCACCATGGGCCACGTGGACCACGGCAAGACCACCCTGACCGCCGCCATCACCAAGGTCCTCGCGGGCCGCGGCACCGGCACGTTCGTGCCGTTCGACCGCATCGACCGGGCTCCGGAGGAGGCCGCGCGCGGGATCACCATCAACATCGCGCACGTCGAGTACGAGACCGACACCCGGCACTACGCGCACGTCGACATGCCGGGCCACGCCGACTACGTCAAGAACATGGTCACCGGCGCCGCACAGCTCGACGGGGCGATCCTCGTCGTCTCCGCGCTCGACGGGATCATGCCGCAGACGGCCGAACACGTGCTGCTCGCCCGCCAGGTGGGCGTCGACCACATCGTGGTCGCGCTCAACAAGGCCGACGCCGTCGACGGCGAGGACAGCGAGCTCATCGATCTCGTCGAGCTGGAGGTCCGCGACCTGCTCACCGAGCACGGCTACGGCGGCGACTCCGCGCCCGTCGTCAGGGTGTCGGGGCTGCGGGCCCTGGCGGGCGACCCGCGGTGGACGGCGTCGATCGACGCGCTGCTCGACGCGGTGGACACCTACGTGCCGATGCCCGAGCGGTATCTGGACGCGCCGTTCCTGCTGCCCGTGGAGAACGTGCTGACCATCACGGGCCGGGGGACGGTCGTCACCGGCGCCGTGGAGCGCGGGACGCTCCGCCTGGGGGACCGGGTGGAGGTGCTCGGCGCCGGCGCCGAGACCGTGGTGACGGGCATCGAGACCTTCGGCAAGCCGATGGAGGAGGCGCAGGCCGGGGACAACGTGGCGCTGCTGCTGCGCGGGGTCCCCCGGGACGCCGTCCGGCGGGGCCATGTGGTGGTGGCGCCGGGGAGCGTGGCGCCCAGCCGGCGGTTCACGGCGCGGGTGTACGTCCTGTCCGGGCGGGAGGGCGGCCGCACCACGCCCGTCTCGACCGGCTACCGGCCGCAGTTCTACATCCGTACGGCGGACGTCGTCGGAGATGTGGACCTGGGCGGGATCGCGCTCGCGCGACCCGGGGACACGGTCGCCGTGACCGTCGAGCTGGGACGTGAGGTTCCGCTCGAGCCGGGTCTGGGCTTCGCCGTCCGCGAGGGTGGGCGGACCGTGGCGGCTGGCACCGTGACAGCCGTGCTCTGA
- a CDS encoding thiolase family protein, protein MRDAVIVEAVRTPIGKGKPNGSLAHVHPVELLAHTLRTLVERSGVDPALIDDVIGGTVDQVGEQAMNTTRYALLSAGFPETVPATTVDRQCGSSQQAVHFAAQGVMSGAYDLVVACGVESMSRVPMWSNVPPGKDPFGPGVAARYPEGLVPQGISSELIAAKWSITREQMDAFAVSSHRKAAEAWSQGLFDAEVAPLDGVSRDECVRPGSTPEILAGLKPAYYDPAFAERFPQIEWNVTAGNASPVNDGASAVLITSGETAARLGLRPLARLHSFAVTGSDPLLMLTGVIPATEKVLRRAGLRLDDIDLFEVNEAFSSVVLAWRQETGADLGKVNVRGGAIALGHPLGASGTRLTTTLVHAMRQRGARYALQTMCEAGGLANAMVLEAV, encoded by the coding sequence ATGCGTGACGCAGTCATCGTCGAAGCCGTACGCACCCCGATCGGCAAGGGCAAGCCGAACGGCTCCCTCGCGCACGTCCACCCCGTCGAACTCCTCGCCCACACCCTGCGCACCCTCGTCGAGCGCTCCGGCGTCGATCCCGCGCTGATCGACGACGTGATCGGCGGCACCGTCGACCAGGTCGGCGAGCAGGCCATGAACACCACCCGGTACGCGCTTCTCTCGGCGGGCTTCCCGGAGACGGTCCCCGCGACCACCGTCGACCGGCAGTGCGGCTCCTCCCAGCAGGCCGTGCACTTCGCGGCCCAGGGCGTCATGTCCGGCGCGTACGACCTCGTCGTCGCCTGCGGGGTCGAGTCGATGAGCCGGGTCCCGATGTGGTCCAACGTGCCGCCCGGCAAGGACCCCTTCGGCCCCGGCGTCGCCGCGCGCTACCCGGAGGGACTCGTCCCGCAGGGCATCAGCTCCGAGCTCATCGCCGCCAAGTGGTCGATCACGCGGGAGCAGATGGACGCGTTCGCCGTCTCCTCGCACCGCAAGGCCGCCGAGGCCTGGTCGCAGGGGCTCTTCGACGCCGAGGTGGCGCCCCTGGACGGCGTTTCGCGCGACGAGTGCGTACGGCCCGGGAGCACCCCCGAAATCCTCGCCGGCCTCAAACCCGCCTACTACGATCCGGCCTTCGCCGAACGCTTCCCGCAGATCGAGTGGAACGTCACCGCGGGCAACGCGAGCCCGGTCAACGACGGCGCGTCGGCCGTGTTGATCACTTCCGGCGAGACCGCCGCCCGCCTCGGCCTGCGCCCGCTCGCCCGACTGCACAGCTTCGCCGTCACCGGCTCGGATCCGCTGCTGATGCTGACCGGCGTGATCCCGGCGACCGAGAAGGTGCTGCGCAGGGCCGGGCTTCGGCTCGACGACATCGACCTCTTCGAGGTCAACGAGGCGTTCTCCAGCGTGGTCCTGGCCTGGCGGCAGGAGACCGGCGCCGACCTCGGCAAGGTCAACGTGCGCGGCGGCGCGATCGCGCTCGGACACCCGCTCGGCGCGAGCGGCACCCGGCTGACGACGACCCTCGTCCACGCGATGCGCCAACGCGGCGCCCGCTACGCCCTTCAGACGATGTGTGAGGCGGGCGGGCTCGCCAACGCGATGGTTCTGGAAGCCGTGTGA
- a CDS encoding DNA alkylation repair protein, protein MTVTGADAIGVPDSALADLVLERLTTAYGAAADPGRAAAMSAYMKDVAPFLGLPTPARRTLSRTVLAGTPRPDETDCTAIALRCWALAEREYHYFAVDYLRRYAPRLSSAFLPVARRLVTTTSWWDTVDLLAAHVVGALVAADPRLRADMDVWIVDEDLWVARTALLHQLRRKERTDADRLFAYCLRQSGHPDFFVRKAIGWALREYARTDPAAVRAFVARERGRFAPLTVREALKNIGDAA, encoded by the coding sequence ATGACGGTCACAGGTGCGGACGCGATCGGCGTGCCGGACAGCGCTCTCGCCGACCTTGTGCTGGAGCGGCTGACGACCGCGTACGGAGCCGCGGCCGATCCGGGCCGTGCGGCGGCCATGAGCGCGTACATGAAGGACGTGGCCCCCTTCCTCGGCCTGCCCACCCCGGCCCGCCGGACCCTGTCCCGCACCGTCCTGGCGGGCACACCGCGCCCCGACGAGACCGACTGCACGGCGATCGCGCTGCGCTGCTGGGCGCTGGCGGAGCGCGAGTACCACTACTTCGCCGTCGACTACCTGCGCCGGTACGCGCCACGGCTGTCGTCGGCGTTCCTGCCCGTGGCACGCCGGCTGGTGACCACGACGTCCTGGTGGGACACGGTCGACCTGCTCGCCGCGCACGTGGTCGGCGCCCTCGTCGCGGCCGACCCCCGGCTCCGCGCCGACATGGACGTCTGGATCGTCGACGAGGACCTGTGGGTCGCCCGCACCGCCCTGCTCCACCAGCTCCGCCGCAAGGAACGCACCGACGCCGACCGCCTCTTCGCCTACTGCCTGCGGCAGTCCGGCCACCCGGACTTCTTCGTGCGCAAGGCGATCGGCTGGGCGCTGCGCGAGTACGCCAGAACCGACCCGGCGGCCGTCCGTGCCTTCGTCGCCCGCGAGCGGGGACGGTTCGCGCCGCTGACCGTACGTGAGGCACTGAAGAACATCGGGGACGCGGCCTAG
- a CDS encoding RICIN domain-containing protein, with translation MQSPNPPRPPHPPRPGWIPGDSDPQLAARLADRPAHDDARARAVALLFARHWRAAHDYATVCLAGTEDTARLVAAAAFHDVLGRLADGRTGGALRPRLLVAVRETVREWAGADGVADVLPELRKTVGGRGLRAARAVTAERRQLAERSFQLLPAASQCLLWHVEVEAEPISVPAGLSGVDALSAAAALEQAREQFRAGCVRAHRELAPTSECRFYNRLLDIPLRRGGTLLPDVRQHLAHCRFCRHAAEQLSHFDDGLDVLLAETVLGWGARRYLDSRPGRPASADAQAGPAAPVGPAVRHPSAAGGRHRTTSAGLLDLPGRRPKAVLVGVGLTSLALVATVFVARGWTDDNGVPAPGATWGAPAGGSGTSATGARELPGGDDPAPSGSPSTASASRSAEVAHGRLRSPDTRLCLDAVRGPARPAAGILLAQCSQAASQQWSYQDDGLLRSAADPTLCLAADPGHRTTALVSCLVHAGETFFDLTVRGELLLRRDDGLVVARAAGKPGAAVVVAERDGSGGQRWVFDTAEPQPGAPGPELRATTEPPASGTPGSPDRPAPRGDRLPAPDAAPTPAETAPAAPEFETRVAQVQCCDPPAGPAGLPVPATLLDALPAAAEVSGALGNVVTDVTGSLGH, from the coding sequence GTGCAATCCCCGAACCCCCCACGCCCGCCCCACCCGCCCCGACCCGGATGGATCCCCGGGGATTCCGATCCCCAGCTCGCCGCCCGGCTGGCCGACCGGCCCGCCCATGACGACGCACGTGCCCGGGCCGTCGCCCTGCTGTTCGCCCGTCACTGGCGGGCCGCCCACGACTACGCGACCGTCTGCCTGGCCGGCACCGAGGACACGGCGCGACTGGTGGCCGCCGCCGCGTTCCACGACGTGCTGGGCCGGCTCGCGGACGGACGCACCGGCGGCGCCCTGCGTCCCCGACTCCTCGTCGCCGTACGGGAGACGGTCCGGGAATGGGCCGGCGCCGACGGGGTGGCCGACGTTCTGCCGGAGCTGCGGAAAACCGTCGGCGGCCGCGGACTGCGCGCCGCACGGGCGGTGACCGCCGAAAGGCGGCAACTCGCCGAGCGCTCTTTCCAGTTGCTTCCCGCCGCCTCCCAATGCCTGTTGTGGCACGTGGAGGTGGAGGCGGAACCCATATCCGTACCGGCCGGTCTGTCGGGCGTGGACGCCCTCTCCGCGGCGGCGGCCCTGGAACAGGCGCGGGAACAATTCCGGGCCGGCTGCGTTCGCGCCCACCGGGAACTCGCGCCGACGAGCGAATGCCGCTTCTACAACCGCCTCCTCGACATTCCGCTGCGCCGCGGCGGAACCCTGCTGCCCGATGTCCGGCAGCATCTCGCGCACTGCCGCTTCTGCCGGCACGCGGCCGAACAGCTCAGCCATTTCGACGACGGTCTCGACGTGCTGCTCGCCGAGACGGTGCTGGGCTGGGGCGCCCGCCGCTACCTCGACTCGCGTCCCGGCCGCCCGGCCTCCGCCGACGCGCAGGCCGGGCCCGCGGCGCCGGTCGGGCCCGCCGTCCGGCACCCGTCCGCCGCGGGCGGCCGGCACCGCACCACCTCGGCGGGACTGCTCGACCTGCCGGGCAGACGGCCCAAGGCCGTGCTGGTGGGCGTGGGTCTGACCTCGCTCGCACTGGTCGCGACCGTCTTCGTGGCCAGGGGCTGGACCGATGACAACGGTGTCCCCGCGCCCGGGGCCACCTGGGGCGCACCCGCCGGCGGGAGCGGCACCTCCGCCACCGGCGCCCGGGAACTGCCCGGCGGCGACGACCCCGCGCCCTCCGGTTCCCCGTCCACCGCCTCCGCGTCCCGGTCCGCCGAGGTCGCGCACGGCAGGCTGCGCAGCCCGGACACGCGGCTCTGCCTCGACGCCGTGCGCGGTCCGGCCCGGCCGGCTGCGGGGATCCTCCTCGCGCAGTGCTCACAGGCCGCGTCCCAGCAGTGGTCGTACCAGGACGACGGGCTGCTGCGCAGCGCGGCCGACCCGACGCTCTGCCTGGCCGCGGACCCCGGGCACCGGACGACCGCCCTGGTCAGCTGTCTGGTGCACGCCGGCGAGACGTTCTTCGACCTGACCGTCCGCGGGGAACTCCTGCTGCGGCGGGACGACGGCCTGGTCGTCGCGCGCGCCGCGGGCAAGCCGGGTGCGGCCGTGGTCGTCGCCGAGCGGGACGGTTCCGGCGGACAGCGGTGGGTGTTCGACACGGCCGAGCCGCAGCCGGGGGCACCCGGTCCGGAGCTACGGGCCACGACGGAGCCGCCCGCCTCGGGCACCCCCGGCTCCCCGGACCGACCGGCGCCGCGCGGTGACCGGCTCCCCGCCCCGGACGCCGCGCCGACGCCCGCCGAGACGGCTCCGGCCGCGCCGGAGTTCGAGACGAGGGTCGCCCAGGTGCAGTGCTGCGATCCGCCGGCCGGCCCGGCCGGGCTCCCGGTCCCCGCGACGCTTCTCGACGCGTTGCCGGCGGCCGCCGAGGTGTCCGGCGCGCTGGGGAACGTCGTCACGGACGTGACCGGTTCCCTCGGTCACTGA
- a CDS encoding DUF4442 domain-containing protein, with protein MSIGEMLAATVPMARTLNLEFLEAGPEKAVVALPDRSEFHNHVGGPHAGAMFTLGESASGAIVLAAFGDQLSRAVPLAVGAEIAYRKLAMGAVTATATLGRPAAEVVAQLDAGERPEFPVSIEIRRADGAVTGEMTVTWTLRPNS; from the coding sequence ATGTCCATCGGCGAGATGCTCGCCGCCACGGTGCCCATGGCCCGGACCCTGAACCTCGAATTCCTCGAGGCGGGTCCGGAGAAGGCCGTGGTCGCCCTGCCCGACCGGAGCGAGTTCCACAACCACGTGGGCGGGCCGCACGCCGGGGCGATGTTCACGCTCGGCGAGTCCGCCAGCGGTGCGATCGTCCTCGCCGCGTTCGGCGACCAGCTCTCCCGCGCCGTGCCGCTCGCCGTGGGCGCCGAGATCGCCTACCGCAAGCTGGCCATGGGCGCGGTCACCGCCACCGCCACGCTGGGCCGTCCGGCCGCCGAGGTCGTCGCGCAGCTCGACGCGGGGGAGCGGCCCGAGTTCCCGGTCTCGATCGAGATCCGCCGGGCCGACGGGGCCGTCACCGGTGAGATGACGGTGACCTGGACCCTGCGGCCCAACAGCTGA